In the genome of Primulina eburnea isolate SZY01 chromosome 13, ASM2296580v1, whole genome shotgun sequence, the window TGTTCGAAATAGCCCGACATATAGTAACCATTGGCCCAATTCGTCCTTGTGAACAGAACCCCAATCGATTTAAGTTGTGTTCATGGGTCCGACAAGGGTAGTCCAGTCCAAGTTTAAAGATAATTGGGCCTAACAACCGATATGGATTTTTATTAACTTGTCCAGTATATAAACCCAACTGAATGATAAtacgaattaattaaatttccaTGGCAACATATTTATTTGAGATTTCTTGTGATTTATTTAGCTGTTAACCTTTGATTTTTCTACCACAATTGTAGTGGCGCTTTATTCGTTGCTAAATTTTTTAAAGTGGAAAAGTTTAATTATATGTGTGAACTTGTAGGGAACAATTCGATAAATAATTATTGTAGGGCCAttcacatataaatatatatatatatatatacatatatatatacaagaaaTTAAATTCCCCAATGAAGTGGCAGAAGGTGGCgtctgaatatatatatatatatatatatatctgtgtgtgtgtgtgcgcgcaTGTTCATACTTACGTACACGTAAAACTTTGACCAATAAGCAATAGCACCAACCCTTATTCAATTATCGCAGGAGTGAATCAACAAATGATTCGCATTACTTATAATCGAAATATGAAAAGTTGACATGATCTAATGATTTTAGAATACGCGAGAAATCTCCGGTGAAACAGAGACTAATATTTGTATGCCACAAATGTGTCAATTGTATCATCAAGGCCTTCCACCAAATCTCCACAGGATGTAAAATGTCTCACTAACCAAATTAGAATTTTTTAACAAGACAAAAGCTTATCGATAAGGTTGATTCgttttacagataaagattcatgagatcaTTTTATAAAAAATCTACTCTTTTAACAAAACAAAGTTGGCAGATGAAAAATATATACTAAAAATTTAATGGGGGCAATAAAAAATTTTAGAGAAAGaaatgaaaataatataattatttatagtcatttactctttaaaaaaattcaaagaatAGTGGCTGTATCTACCGCCCCTGACAGGTATAGTAATCTTATTAGagtaaaaatcatttaattaattatttttcaattaattgATGAAACTTCAGATTAAATTATGAATAAAACCGAAATTATTAGACAAATTAGTCATTCTATATTGTCTCTTTTTTTAAgctattatatgttttattatttactaaaataacatttattttgtgtcatttgatattttttatttaaaaaaaattcactcatttttgtaaaataatatatctattgtgttttgatgtttatttatttacgaaatcaatatatattttgtattttttaaattttgcgatttaatttttttaaaaacgaaTTTATATGAATACGCAGTGCGTAACAGTGGAGTGCTAATATTTGTTATTTTCGAGGGCACAAACGTAAATGTGTGGAGGAGGAATCTCGGCGAATTAAACGGGAGCAATAATTTGGGTGTACGACATATTTCAGACTGAGAAAACATTAAAAGTTCAATTCACGAGGGACCATTCTGACATTtcacattttaaattaaatttctctCTCCAATCGAGGCAAGCAACAACCCATTTCGcttcattttcttctgtttttattttatgaacCATAATTGCCTCCCATTTCCATACTTCCTAGCTTTCACCGGAATGAAATTACATCTCCACCCCTTCCAATAATTTTTGTCGGCTcatgttttcttttttcttcttgATTTAGAAATTTAGGAACTGGAAAAATATCGAAACATTATTTTCtctataaatttatataatggtttaattttattttaatatattcaaATATAATCTTCATACGAGCAGTCAAACAAGGAAATCGTAGCATAAATATAAAGTAACACAAATATAACGACTCAACTCACTTGTTAAATCGTTTGTTTTGAACCGTGGTCTCACTGTTTTATTTAcacatttttttaatgaaatttcaaaatatttgagaAAATATCCAAATTACCATCGACTGTTTAATTACACTTTctaataattatgtatataatatattcatGAATGATTTTTGTTTCCATACGAATGAAAAGGCACACAACATCCTACTATACAGTGTATACTATCAAACAGCAGGGTGAGGAAAGGATTCGTGACAGTGAAATGATGGATGAATGGATGGATGGGTACTATTGAAGGCATCAGCTGTCTCctcattttcattattttttatattattcacTCATAAAAAATACTAAACAATGCCAAATTTATACGGTGATTCCCGTGAATAAGTAACTTTAATCACCCTTGGACttgtatgtttattgtttggTAAAAAACACATTTTGTTTTTCTTGGTGGTTGTTGTCAATTTGTGATATAAATTTGTTTAATGGAACTTCATATCCAAAGGGAAATTTGTTTTTAAATCTTTGAAGACAATGGTTCAAAATCCAAACTCATCCTATACCAAGAAATCTTGAGATATGGGTAATCACAATCCTCTACAAATGGCTGATGTATGATTAGAATATTATCCATCTTATGAGAAGATGAACACTAATATCGATGTATCTGACACATTTCTTTATGTTTGTTTAGATATAAATTACATCAATATTGAGTCATTTTagtaataattatattatatagtacaAAAGAACAAAGTATAGTTATCAAAAACCAATAAATTTGTGGTGAGATAAATATGCTATTGATGTGGAATGGAAGTGTGATTTGACCAACTCGTCATCATCACCAAAATCTCCCTATGAGCTATAAGTTACAACCATTGGCCCACCTTTTTGCCCCTTTCGCCCAAAACACAGACGCATACTGTGCCAATTTTCTTGATTATAAACCAAAGATGAATTTTTATAGTACATTGTACATGCATTAGGGGTGCTAGCTAGTTAGCTAGCTAGGTTAATACCAGGTAAAGACAATCCAAGAACTCTACGGAAAATGCCAAGTTCAGATTCATTTCTCAGGCAACTAAGCAACAAAGAAGGATGGAAATCAACTTCCAGAAGATGGGTTGGCGGTCGAGGATGGGGATCTAGCTTGGAGCAAATGGAAGGGATGAACAACGTGTGTTATGGGAGTGAGACGGGGTTCTTTGTGGTGAAAAAAAGAGTAATGGTTTTGGTGGATCAGTCTTCGTATTCTAAGCATGCAATGATGTGGGCTCTGACTCATGTTGCTAACAAGGGTGATATAATCACTCTTCTTCATGTCGTGCCTTCTTCCGAGTTTGACAAATCTTCGTCCCATTTCCTTGTTAGCACGCTTGGGTCACTCTGTAAGGCGTGTAAGCCTGAGGTGGGTTTATGTTTCTCGGTTTCTTGGAGTTATTCTTGGTGTTTTGAAGACTTTTAATTGAAAGCTAACAGCTTTGAGTACTGTGATAGTTGAATGTTGTGCTTATTATCCTGCATTTGCCTATGCTTTTTATGTGCCCAAAAAGTTTGAGATGTCTGATTTTCTTGGCCCCCATGTTCAGAATTTGTCCTTGAAATGCATACAGTAAAACCTTGTATATCATTGAGCCAAGTAAAGATTTTCATTTTCTTAAATTCTGTTCGACTTTTCTTTCTGTTTCAGAAGTTAAGTTGAAAAATTTTATCaagaattttaataaatttcgCTTGGCAGTGTGCCGCATCCTTCCATTCctgattatttttatattttttctttaattaatgaATTTCTGCATGTTCATTTTCTAAAGCCATCTTTCAAGTCAAAAAAGAGAACATAGTCATTGTTACATGTTCCaggttttttttaattatatattttcaaCTTTTTTCTCCTGTTGGGCTAGGATAAAACAAAGTTCTGTACGCATTAATAGTAAAGGTCAATACATTTCTAGTTTTTCGGGATGGTTTCAGGTTGAAGTAGAAGCACTGGTGATCCAAGGATCAAAGCTAGGCACAGTGATGAGCCAAGTCAAGAAACTTGAGGTGTCTGTTCTTGTTTTGGGTCAAAAGGAGCCTTCATCCTTACTCTATTGGTCAGTACATTACTTTGCAAATTTCTCGTCTTATGGATCTATGTTGAGCCAAGCTCAAAATGTTGTGCTTCATGTGCCTGATTTGTGATTAATCTTTTGAAAGCATTCTTAGAACAATTTCCTAAGGTAGATCTCGTTTCTCGTGGTTCTCAGTTAATCTCACAATATTGGTTCAATTCTTACTCGAGTATAATTCCAAATTGGACAGCCTGTGTTTGAAAAGCAGCACGGAGGAATTCGTGGAACATTGCATCGATACTTTGGAATGCTTGACTATTGGAGTGAGGAAACAGAGCGGAGGAGTTGGTGGATACCTTATCAGCACAAGATGGCACAAAAATTTCTGGCTTTTGGCTTAGATTTTATATtggtttaaatataatatcgGAAATAAGATGAAACGTAGAGATAATTCTGTACAATATTTGCATCGGTATGTATTAAAACTCCGCGTAACATTAATCTGTAGCTTGATATTCGATATATATGCTTCGAACTAGTTCTATATTGAAAAGCTCCCGAATATCTTGAAAGTCATGGAACAAGAAGTAAACATCAAGTCATCAAGTGTTCATTTGTCACCATGGCCTTCAACCCCGGATCATTCCGTACCTATTTCGCTCTTCAATATAGATTCGTTAAGGGTCAAAATGGGCAACATGTGTGttcatatgttttttttttaaaaaaaattagaactaAGGTAATCTGCTTCTTGCTTTATATGAATGCCTTTGATGCTATCAAAAATCAAAATACAACATAAAGTAGTGCAAAGCTTTGACTAATGTAACTAAGAAGTTAGGAACCAGTGCAGTGTGATGGGTGGAACATATGAGATAAACTTGACTGCAATCAATATCCGGAGGAGTTTTAGAAGACATACCGAAATCTCGCAATTATACGATATAAGAACAAAAAGAAAGCAAACGAAGATAAGCCGAGGAAAAAATGAATCTACCCAGATTTTGATTCAAACTGTACTGAAACTTTTTTCCTTTCTACAAAAACTATACCCACCATTTCCTGCGGAGCATAACTCGAGCTCGACTCAAACTTTATCATCTACTTTCTCATTGACTAATGGAATCAACTCTGCTATAACTCTTGGAGTCCGAGGCGTCCTAGGTGTACGAGGAGCTCCAGGTGTTTGTGAAAGCATGTGCCTAATGTACCCGTAGAAGGTACATCCCAAAAGGGTTATAGCACATCCAACCGCATTCATTGCGGAAATTGGGTTCCGGAAGATCAGCCATGAGCACGTAACAGCAACCGCTACCTTGAGATGAAACAAAGAAAATGATTTCAATTCAAATACCATTATAGGATCATAATCCTGCCAGATCATATCCCGTGAACTTCATTACACATTGGCGGTTATGGAAACTTGGAAAATATTAGATAGAAATTTGTTGTCCCGCTCCTCATACTTCAAAGAATTTAAACTTGTAGCACTAGAAACACATGgaatattaacatataaaaatagaTCCAGTAAATCTCAAGAATTAGAGGCTTGTACCTTAAGATTTCCGGCAACATTGAAGGTCACAGCAGTTGTGGAGTGAATTACGTAAAAAATCGAGAAGTTGAGGCAAAATGCTAACACTCCAGACCCGAAAATGATGACTAGGGACGAGAAAAGTGACGGAGATTTATGAATCCATTCCACAACTCCCGGTCCTTCTAGCAGCATAGCTGGTACGGCCAAGATCATAGTTGCAAAAGGTGCCATGTAGTATACTGTGTTTATGCTGAACCCAGCAAAAAAACTCTCAATATATAAGCTACTGtattggaaaaaaaatttaatgtgaTTCCGTGAACTCTAAGGACAGATGCAACGGTAAGGCAAGGGGAGATACATCGGTTGCTCCCCAACCTCAACTGAAAaaagttgaattttttttatgcataaatTTTCTAAGTATTCAAATTTCGGCTCCCATTTTGATTTGAGTCAAATTGTGTGCTTTTGCATAATGTCAATTGGAGCAATACTGTGTGCTTCAGGAAGCCAAAGTGCCAAACTCTGGCCAAAGACCAATTGCTGGTGACTACAAATCTTCAGTTTAAATATACTAAGAATTATCTTTCACTGGGGTATCAAACCAGCATGAACCCAAATATATCAAACGTCCGATTATAAGCGGGCAACGAATTGATACGTTGTTCAAATTTCAAATTGGCATGTGTAACAGCACGTCATCAAAATAAGAGTGATCACAAGATCATATCGATTTCTTCTACAAGGTAACCACGAAGATGTCCAAAAACACAAACAGATTCATAGAGAAAAAAAGAGAGATTTGATCACAAAAAGTCAATGAATGAATTGGATGAATTAAAAATCCACAGATGAAAATGGTAGTCTATCATAGTTATTCCAATAACTAGTAAGTCTAGTTTCCAAGTAACTAATAAAAAAAGGCGTGCAAAATATCTGAAAGTTTTGAATAGTCAAGCATGGGAACGCAACAGTGGAATTGAATGCACTCTACAAAGCAAATGAATCACTTATACAAAGTGAGGTGCACGAGCATTGATTGGAAAATTACGGCATAtgttatttcaatttttttggtAAAACCAAATATATTTGTTGGTTATCATTTTTTGACAAAATAAAGTAAATACAAACAGATAATTTTGACTCATTTTAACACCAAGGAAAACATCAAACAATTTAAAAACGATTTCTTTCTACTCTTACTGTGTCCGTATTCATTGAAGTAATCTTCTGCACAACTACGTATAGGAAGGTTGATAGATAACAAATAGTTCCTCAGCTATTTTAAGTTAGGAAAGAGTTTCATGTAAAAGATAGATGCTAGCTATATAAGAAAATAAGAAAGCAATCTGGTAGAGGAAGAACAAGATTATGAATAAGTAAATACCTATCAAATTTGTATCCATGCAACAAAGACTCCGCAAGAATGGTTTTTGTAGAGGTAGCAAGACAGCCAAATAAAGCAGCAAAAAACCCCAGCATATTAAAACTCAGCTCGGTGACAGAAGTGACTAAAATCCCTCCAACAATTGGAATCAAAGAAGCCCAAATTCTCCagtcaaaatattttttccagATAAGCCACTGCAAGATAACTGTTTTAAAGGCATTATAAATGTAAGTCTTCATTGACAAAATAAAGAGAAAGCTGATAACATTTACGAAATAGAGacaacaatatcaaaatgatcAAATACAGCGATAAATTTAGAGGTTATTacacatcaaatcatcattaTTTCATGTTGCCTGATATTGGCAGGAATAAAAACTCACCAGTTGTTGCAGGGGTGAAAGATTTGATGGTTTGCATGAAAGAAACCGGAATATAACGCAGGCTCACATTTCCCAAAACTATGTTGATACAAAATATAAATGACATGGGAAAAATTCTCCTCCAGCGATCTTCAGGGTCAACCAGAATGAGTGGCTTTAGTTTTAGCACTTTAATTACCAGGTATGCACCTATTGCCGAAGATATAAAGTGAATGCATGACACTGATAACGGAAACTTAAAATCCAGTTTCTGTCAAGGCAAAGAAAATGGAAGATCTGGTGAACAAGAAAAATCATCACATTCACATTCAAGATCATTATAACGGAAAAAATCAGTAGCATGTTTATAACCAAATACAACTACACTatcatttatattatttaaaaattgacGTAACAGAACCTAAAATAAATAGACCATGAAACCACATAGAAGAATGGCTGAATGATCAGTTGGCCATTCACAaggcaaaattttatttttaaaattttcgttTGAGCTCTTAATGAAATACTCCAAGCATAATTGTGTGAGTTTCACCCAATATATTAGCTACGATAATTCAACTTGAACCTAATAATCACACTCAACTTTAAAGAAGCAAAAGTAAGAAAAGTAAACTATGGTAGGCATGATAAATTTGACCATAACAAAACCATTATATTCTAATAAGCTCGAAAACCATTAACGATCAAAATTTCTCATCCCACAACGAAAACTAAGAATAAACACAGGCAGCAGATAGTCAGAGATCAGCCCGTTCTATGCATTTACAAATATGTGCATAAAGAAACTAAAGTGCGAAGGCCACTCGTAACACACAGTCTACAAAAGCATCCCTCGAATTAAAAGGGGATTCAAAAATCAACTACAATATTGCACTACCCTGCCACAAAATTCTAAAACAGAACCACATTTAGCACAATCGAAAGTTCGAAAACAAAAATCAACTACAGATACAATCAACACAAAACTATCAACCAATAAAGGAACGAAATCTGTAAAATTAGTAGCCTACAAAAACATGGAAACAATTCCTTCAATAATCTACGCTAGTTTTTGCTGTTGTATGAAAGACGCAGTTTTAACAAACACAAACCTGAAAGATCCATTTGTTGATAATAATAACGGTGACATTGAAACCCCACCACTGGAGAATAGCTAATATGGATCGAATTACACTCCACTGGCAAAAAATACTCTCCTCCATGATTTATGTCACCACCTCAGATCGGAAAACGTTTGAGCGAATAATTTCTGCCCATAAGTTTGAGGAAAAAAATACCGAGAGAACGATCACAAGTATATAATAGAGAAACCCCAGATGAAATTCAATGGAGCTTGTGAAAAATGGAGGCGTAAGATT includes:
- the LOC140809426 gene encoding uncharacterized protein, whose product is MPSSDSFLRQLSNKEGWKSTSRRWVGGRGWGSSLEQMEGMNNVCYGSETGFFVVKKRVMVLVDQSSYSKHAMMWALTHVANKGDIITLLHVVPSSEFDKSSSHFLVSTLGSLCKACKPEVEVEALVIQGSKLGTVMSQVKKLEVSVLVLGQKEPSSLLYCLCLKSSTEEFVEHCIDTLECLTIGVRKQSGGVGGYLISTRWHKNFWLLA
- the LOC140810063 gene encoding UDP-galactose transporter 1-like yields the protein MEESIFCQWSVIRSILAILQWWGFNVTVIIINKWIFQKLDFKFPLSVSCIHFISSAIGAYLVIKVLKLKPLILVDPEDRWRRIFPMSFIFCINIVLGNVSLRYIPVSFMQTIKSFTPATTVILQWLIWKKYFDWRIWASLIPIVGGILVTSVTELSFNMLGFFAALFGCLATSTKTILAESLLHGYKFDSINTVYYMAPFATMILAVPAMLLEGPGVVEWIHKSPSLFSSLVIIFGSGVLAFCLNFSIFYVIHSTTAVTFNVAGNLKVAVAVTCSWLIFRNPISAMNAVGCAITLLGCTFYGYIRHMLSQTPGAPRTPRTPRTPRVIAELIPLVNEKVDDKV